Within the Oryctolagus cuniculus chromosome 19, mOryCun1.1, whole genome shotgun sequence genome, the region TGCTTTTAACTAGAAGGTGCTAGGTTATTCCAGAAGCTTGGGTCCACTCCGCATCTCCCTACCCGAGCCTGGGacttcaccaccacccccaacctGCAAGTGGAGTGTAGGGTTTCCTGCGCCATGTTCTACCTTCACACAGCCCTCCTTAGAATCCGGGCCTTGTGGCTGGCGCGTCCCTCACCGCCCCTTGGAAAGGACCACGCAGGCCCAAGGGGACGGGTGAATAACGGAAAACAAAGTCCTAATAAAATAGTCACTTTTATTTCTTAGCAAAACTATTTCCTCCGTGAGGGGTATTTacaacagagaggggagaggagagggttgaGGAGGTGGGCTCCGGGAGGCCCGATGGGCAGGAGACAAGACACTTTTTTTCTCACACAATTAACTGGAACCGCTTTTTCCGATTTCGGATGGGGGCATCCCGAAACGGGGTCCCGCGCGGGGGCAGGGACCCGCACACATCACCTGCCCAACGGGGCTGGCCCCGGATCACCCGCGAGCGAGTTcggggaggtggggcctgggacCCAGGCGGAGGCCAGGCCCGCCAGGTCCCGGCgcgggacggggcggggcggggcgcatGCAAACCCCGGGGGCGGGCGACAcggaggggggcggggcggggcgggtcaCGGGCGCCGGAGCAGCACGTGCTCGATGTAATTCTCCAgctcttcctgctcctgcagccggCGCTCCTCGGCCTCCGCCGCCCCTTGCGCGCGCCGCGCCTGGGCCTCCAGGCCCGCGGAGTGCCGCGAGGGCGGCAGGGCATGGTGGTAGTGGCGGCGGCGGGGCGGCTGCAGCGTCCGCGGCCGGATGTAGTTGGGGAAGGGGTGGTAGGGCCCGGGGGGGAACACCTCGTCCTCCTCCCGATCCCAGGGCGGGAGCACCTCGTTCCAGTCCGGCAGCTCGTCTcgagcgggggcgggggcggggggcgggggctgcggggagcgcgcgggcgcggcggcggcggcggcggcggcggcgacccGGGGACCCGGCACGGGCTCGGGAGGGGCGTTCTTCTTCCGCTTCCgcttctcctccacctcctcgATGATGCTGACCACGTCGTCGGCCGGCAGGTGCAGTTTGGTGGACAGCTCGATGAGGCTGTCGATCGTCTGCGGGTCCATCTCCTCGTcgtcgtcctcctcctccccgccctcCTCGGCCCCCTCGGCCTCCTTGCGCCGGTGGCCCGGCGTCTCCTCCTGGGAGCGCTTGTCCTCCGCTCCGGCTTccccgtcctcctcctcctcggcgaACAGGAGCGCGTTCTGCCGCGCCCTCTCCgcctcctccgcctccgcctccgcctccgccgccTCCTCGTCTTCttcccccaccctctcctccccgccGCGTCGCTCCTgctccgcctccgcctcctccctctcgctctctcgctcctCCTGCGTCTCCTGCAGCCCCCGACTCCCCAGGCCGCGCTGCCGGGCCCCGCCCTGCAGCAAATACTGGAGCAGCAGGTCAGAGGCCAGGTCGGCCAGCCGCTCCTCCTGCGCCGCCGCCTGCCGCGTGGCCTCCGCCTGCCGCCGCCCGGCCTCCACCTGCGCCAGCCCTTGCTGTAGGAGG harbors:
- the VGF gene encoding neurosecretory protein VGF isoform X2; the encoded protein is MTPIRLPASALLCFFLLIKGLGAAPPGRPEAQPPPFSSEHKEPVAGDAVPEPKDGSVPEVRAARNSEPQDEGELFQGVDPRALAAVLLQALDRPASPPAPGGSQQGPADEAAEALLTETVRSQTHSLPAPEPQAPATPPHPQTQESGPEAGDPSEELEALAALLQELRDFSPSSAKRQQETAAAETETRTHTLTRVNLESPGPERVWRASWGEFQARVPERAPLPPPVPSQFQARVPESGPLPETHQFGEGVPPPQTHLGEALAPLAKAYQGLGSPFPKAHRPEGSLLSRSEAGERLLQQGLAQVEAGRRQAEATRQAAAQEERLADLASDLLLQYLLQGGARQRGLGSRGLQETQEERESEREEAEAEQERRGGEERVGEEDEEAAEAEAEAEEAERARQNALLFAEEEEDGEAGAEDKRSQEETPGHRRKEAEGAEEGGEEEDDDEEMDPQTIDSLIELSTKLHLPADDVVSIIEEVEEKRKRKKNAPPEPVPGPRVAAAAAAAAAPARSPQPPPPAPAPARDELPDWNEVLPPWDREEDEVFPPGPYHPFPNYIRPRTLQPPRRRHYHHALPPSRHSAGLEAQARRAQGAAEAEERRLQEQEELENYIEHVLLRRP